The sequence below is a genomic window from Carassius carassius chromosome 45, fCarCar2.1, whole genome shotgun sequence.
AAATTTGTTGCTAACGTCTATTCGaggtaaaattgtatttaaaaacaactaaattcttacatttttaaataattatgaaaatctAAGATTTAAATTGACCAATGTTAAAAAGGTTAGTCATATTCTCTAGCTCTCTTTATACATGTAATTGTACTCGAGTattatattgtacatttttaatgtcaaataattattaaaataacttataACTAAATTAAAGAACTTTTTGTAATATTCCACAAAAACAGCAATTAGTTtcgtatatttaaataaaaaatttcggTCATTCACAGTTGTGATGCCCAGATATCTGCTACTTATTATTATCAAGTTTTCTAAAACCATAAGAAAAGGTTTTGCATAATTACAAGCGATTGTGCATTTAAACCTTTTATTAGGTTGAttaagcactttgagtgcctagaaaagcactatataaatataaggaattattattatctcGACCTGGGTTCTCTCGGATCACGGAGAACATCTAAAATGTAGACTTGCAGCCTAAATAATAGATCACAACAGCAAGAATAttttaactgataaaaaaaaaaaaatacaaaatatgtaaaatataataaaagataataaaacaactgtaattgcaCTTGCAATGCAGTttaatatttcacttcatttaaaacaAAAGGAAAGATAGATCAGCAGCAGTTATAGATTATGTGTGTGAATTATATTTGCTGGATAAAATGAACTTCTAACAGATAACCATGACAAAACCTAGTAGTAAAATAATTAGAGTCTAATAAAATAGTCGACCTCTTTAGGAGACCAAATTCATCGAAGAAAAAGTATGGTTCCTCCACAGAGAGAAACATTTAACCATTGGACTGGCTGTTTGTGTTCAGAAAAAGCAGTCCAGCAGTTCAGGTTGAAAATGTGAAGTCTCTTTGTTTCACCGAGGAGTCCTATCTTTCGGACCTTTTCTGTGTCTATATCGAGGTTTTCGGTGATGCCCTGGAGGTCTCGTGGATCCCCCTGGAGGCGCGCCTGGATTCTGGAATGGCTGGTCAAACCTGTCGAAGGGAAGCGGAGGTGGATAATGTCccgagtgaaattctctgacacTCTGGTTGGGAAAACAGGGTCTCACGCCCTGCGGTGGTTGAGGAATCAAGGGCGGACGGAAGAACTGCTGCTCAGGTGGTCTGAACCAAGTCATGTTGTTCTTCTGGTGAAACGGTCTGAGAAGAAATTGTGAGATTGAGTAAAGAAACAGCTTTCATCCAGGAAGATCGACCATTTTTATATCATATTGTCTAAAGATTTGATGATTTGAGCTTACGAAAACTGATTCTGGGGTTCCCCGTGCCATGGGTGATGCCCTTGTCCATTAAAAAAAGGATCATGGTTATGCTGTTCCcttcgatgatgatgatgatgatgagcatCTTGTGGCTCGTTTGCAAGTCCCTGGGTGGGTTCTTGGACTGGTTCCTCCATTCCATCATTGCTGCACAAAAAATTGCAACGTTAATTTCAAtaagtcatcttttttttttaaatggaacagTTGACTGAACATTTagacaaattataaaataaaatctaaaaaagtcTGCATGTGTGTTATGTTTTGTATCATATTCGATACATTAGGagtttttatggctcatatagtagGACATATTGAAAATATGAAACTCAATCGAGGAGGAAAAAAACTGAgcaaatttatgcatttatatttatgcaattagcagatgcttttatccaaagcaacttactgtGCATTCAGGTTATACAgtttgttccctgggaattgaacccacaaccttttgcgcttctaacgcaatgctctaaAACTGAGCAACaggaacatatacaaatatataaaatttggTGAAGTTATGATATTAATATGGTATTTATATGGTCAAAAGCATGAAATTCTGATAAcatgtaatgtaaataatgtaaccGCATAACTGACtacttgcataaaatgcatataaatatcactTGTCATCTTAGTAAGATGATAATAAATGCTTAGTTTTTATTGTGGGAGGCAAAACATAATGCAATCCAATACAATGATGATTAAGAGATgaacaaacatttcttaaaagaCTGATGATCATAATTGATAGTCACATGATTTTTCTGAGAAACAAAAAATGGTGTATGAATAATCAAGTAACCATAAGTTGTTTCAGGCCAGCAAATGTTTATCTTGGAtattacaaacaaaataaaagttcttacgtttactttttaaaaagtggtaaagattacaaagaaaaaaaaatgtgtgtaccATGACCTGAACATTTCTATATTGCtactaaaaggccttttacttgctaaaaaaagTTCTAAACTAAGCACCAAGGCATGTAGTAGATTAGTTTTAATCATGCTGACAATTTAGAGACCTTAAAAAGTCATGCATTAAATATAATACAGTgtgctttacagaaactcgctgatcagatcacagacacagaacaacaacacccggactctgttttaatcattcttggggactttaataaagccaatctctcccgtgaactgccaaaatacagacagcatgttacctgtcccaccagagacagtaatatattggatcactgttacacaacaataaaggatgcatatcactctgttccaagagcagctttgggacgttctgatcaccttctggttcatcttataccgacctacaggcagaaactaaaatcagctaaacctgtattaaggactgtaaaaagatggactaatgaagcagagcaggatttacaatcttgttttgacctcactgattggagtgtttttgaagctgcttccaccgatctggatgaactcacagagaccgtaacatcatatatcagtttctgtgaggatatgtgtattcctaccaagactcaactaaattacaacaatgacaaaacgtggttcactgcaaaactcagacaacTCCGTCATGCCAAAGAatatgcttacgtgaagggggacaatgtcttgtataaacaggctaaatacatactggaaaaggagatcagagtggcaaagaggaattattctgaaaaaataaggactcagttcacttcgaacgactccgcatcagtgtggaaaagtctaaagaagatcaccaattacaagacaccaccccccagcactgtggagaatcaacgactggcagacgatctgaacgagttttactgcaggtttgaaagaacatccatcacctgccctgaacacctctccacacaaccgttcacaccattaacagctcctgcaacccatcctaaacacctctccaaacagtcgtttacaccattaacagctcctgcaacccatcctgaacacctctccaatcaagcactctcaccattcacacatcctgcatcccccctctcccccacacctgcaatacagatcagcgaggatgcggtgcgccaggtcttccggaagcagaaaaggaaaaaagcaccaggcccagattgtgttacaccagcctgtctgaaatcctgtgctgaccagctggcccccatcttcacaaagatcttcaacagatcgctggagctgtgcgaagtcccttcatgcttcaaacgctccaccatcatccccatcccaaagaaatccaaaattacaggactaaatgactacaggcctgtggctttaacatccgtagtcatgaagtcatttgaaaaactggtgctggcccacctgaaagacatcactggacccttgctagatcctcttcagtttgcctacagagcaaacaggtctgtggacaatgcagtaaacatcggactgcattatgttctgcgacacctagacagaccgggaacctatgtgaggatcctgtttgtggacttcagctcggcttttaacacgatcatgccaaacctcctcctgcccaagctaactcagctctccgtgcccacctccgtctgtcagtggatcaacagcttcctgacagacaggcagcagctagtgaggctgggaaaatacacatccagcacctgtACAATCAGCatcggagctccccagggctgcgttctctccccactgctcttctccctgtacactaatgactgcacatctaaggacccctctgtcaagctcctgaagtttgcagacgacaccacactcatcggcctcattcaggacagtgacgagtctgcttacaggcaggaggttaaagagctggctgtctggtgcactctcaacaacctggagcttaacacgctcaaaacagtggagatgactgtggacttcaggagaaacccccctgcactccccccactcaccatcatgaacagcactgtgactgcagtggagtcattcaggttcctgggcaccactatctctcaggacctgaagtgggacattcacattgactccattgtgaaaaaggcccagcagaggttgtacttccttcgccagctgaggaagtttaacctgccacaggatctgctgaaacagttctactccaccatcatcgaatccatcctctgcacttcagtaactgtctggttcagctcagcttctaaatctgacctcagaagactacagagggtagttcggactgctgagcgaatcatcggttcaactctcccatctattcaagaactgtacttatccagagtgagcaaaagggctgttagaatcactctggacccctcacatccaacacactccctctttgaactgttgccatctggtcgacgctacagagcactgagcaccagaacgaccagacacaggaacagtttcttccctcaggcaatccatcttatgaacagctgatacacactgaacacactacactttatatttatatacacatacacttaatttatctaacacacatacttagtatacacttaaattttgcacataatatacatgtacatacataactgcatttttggaatatacctgcctacaattgtcaatttgtatattgtcatttctaCTTTGTCaaatctacttatttgtattttttgtatttttatattcttttattatgtgttttatgttctgtcgctgtcattctgttgtactgcggagcttctgtcacgaaaacaaattcctcgtatgtgtaaacatacctggcaataaagctcattctgattctgattctgctttACATGGCTCTTATGACATGCAGAAGAGCTCACCTTCTCTTGTGCCCCATCCTCAGGTCTTCAAGATAATTCTGCCTCTCAATTGAGTGTCCCCTTGATTCATTGAATACTTGGAAGAAATCAGagcattcaaataaaaatacctAAAAGCATGCAAATACATACAGTAAGTTTAAGTGAGCTTACTTACAATCAATCGCTTTTTGGGGGTTCATCCCATCAACATCGATTAGGTATCTATGACACAATATTTAACAGTGACAACTGCTGGATGTACTCGTCTGAAGACAAGGTTAAGAGATCTTGAATATGGAAAAAGAGcaaaaagaaattaattttacTCACCGACATATTAAATAGCCGGTGCGGTTCAAACCATGCGTGCAATGAACACCAATCAGCTTAtctgttaaaaaaagttaaacatataaatgaaatTTTTCTCAGTGAAACGAGATATTAAACATTAGGATggttgttaaaataaaataagaacagcattcaaaatgtttgcattttgatgagcattatttgtttttttgaatgACATGCATTGATGAATTGTTCACTATACAACCAGGAACATTCactgctgttaaaaaaaatatatatatatatatatatttttattcagcaaggatgcattaaattaatcaaaagtgacatttatcatgttacaaaagatatcaatttctaataaatgttaatttcttttactttctattaatcaagaAACCCTGAAATCcatacaaatattaagcagcacaactgttttcaacattaataataaaaatacatttttggagtatcaaatcagcatgttagaagaacaacttctgaaggatcatatgatactgaagtaatggctgctgaaaatattcatatttaccatcacagtaataaattatattttaaaatacattcaaatggaaagtagttcttttaaattgtaatactatttcagaatttttactgtatttctgattaaataaatgcagtcttggtgagcatactagtctttttttttcaataacattttaaaagatcTTACTAAACCCCAAACCTTTGGATGGTTGTGAATTAAAGTAATTTTGGTTTTCACCTCATTAATTTACTTAACTATAACTTACCATTGTTTTCATTATCACGCAGAAAATGCCTGACGGCCTTCTTGAAGCTGAGAATCGTGGCATCGTTTGGCACTTCATGCCCTGCTGTGAAGATCTTCAGATGGTACAATGTGTTTGGCAAATCCTGaaacaaacacaatcacacattTAGAGACAATAAATACAACCACGTCCCTCCaccctgacaaaaaaaaaacacaaactccAATCTCGTTAAGCTGGATTCTCCAGCAGGGAGGAGCTGTTTACACCTTCATGAGGAGAAAATGTGATTAGCTATTTATTTAGTCTGCAATCCCTACCTCTACTTTGTAATAGCGAGTTGTGAAGGTCAGATCGATGATGAGACCCAGTTCTTGTCCTTCCTTCTCCAACATTCGCACAAGATCAAACGGTCCAAAGACTTCTGACTGCTTTAAATGATATCTGAAAGACTACGACAAAAAGCACTGGAATTAAATCTAAGCTCTCACACACATTTCAAACAGGTGGAGGATTTGTCAATGTCTTCAGACCTGTTTTAAGGGGACTTTAAAGGCGATGAAGCGAGTTCCAGGGATCCGTTTACCCACTGCTGTATACTCTGTCCATCTAAAGGAGACACACAACTTTAGCAAACAATCCTTGAAGCTTAACTTCAGTTAATGAACGAAGTTATAAAAAAACTAGCCTGTCAGGaactgcatttttcttttttgcaggcATGTCTTCACAGCAGCTGCTTGGCCCATACACTTCTGCAAAACACAGCTGTGTCTGATTGCATACACATCGTAAGCAGAACTCGTACAAACTCTAAAACATGAACTATTTAAGAATGAGTTTGTTTACGTGTCAGATATGAGAGATACATATAAGTATCAGACACCGGTTCGGTTTCGCTATGACCAAAACAAACTTCATTTAACAGATAAGTTACTGGCTTAATCAGTCTCTTTAAGCGTGTTCACGCCTCGTATTCCATCACaacatatattataattaaatacaataaagaataatacattttactgaaAAGTAAACCACTAACGTTACCTCTGTAAGATTCTCCCACTTCCACGTTACCGACACAGTAGCGTGCCCTGCTCCAGCTGACGTAATTCATCTGCTGGGAACTGCGCGCTCTGCCGCCACGCTCAGGCCGGGAGGTGAACCTACAGCCCGACCACAACTGAAGCGCTTGGATGGTCATTCGAGGCTTGCTTTCTGCTTGTGGAATATTTTTATGTAACAGCCGCCAACTGTATAAAATGACCGTTGTCTTCCGATTATAAAATTGTAAAGcgctgttcacaccaaggacgataaatataaaaaagccaGCGAAAGCGCAAAATCAGATTCCCATTCTTATCACGCCGGTGggattgtataaaaaaaaaaaaataaataaataaaataaaaataatatatatatatatatatatatatatatatatatatatatatatatatatatatatatatatatatatatataatttgttttttggaAGGTGCATTctaaatccacttggctcaaaaaacaaaacaaaaaaacagggtTAGGCCTACTACACGTTTACTacagtaaaaccatggttcattttcgTAAAGGTTTGAATGGGCATGAGCCTCTGTTCCAAATTCAAATGGAACAAAAGTCACAAAAGTCTTGTGCcactcagaaaaaaaaggaaggaTGAAGGTTAAAGGGGTGTAAATAAGATCCCAGTCAGTTTGGGGTCGCTCCATACCGCTCACTTTATCCCTTCAACACTTTTTAATCGAGTAATAAATGaatcattaatatatattaatataactaaATTTACTTTTACACTTTTTAGAGTGCAAGAATGAATATGGCTCTGAatattattttgagtaacttGATAACAATGAGTAAACATTATAAACTTGAACTATTTGAATGCATGGTAGAAGAAGAAAGAACTGAACTCCCACACACAAGGAAACACTTGACAGACTGGGGAAGTCAGGCGCACACACAGGAAAAGCTGCAATGTAAGAAATCTAAAGCAATGTTTCTCTGGAACCACTTGTGACTATATAATCATTGGCTAGTTGGACTTTGGTTGGTTTCAAATCTTatatcatttgtttattataGTATCTGTTGGCCAGTGCTTATGTTAACTTCTTGATAATTGTTAAGATCAGATGAGGTAAGTTGTCCTGAACATTACGTAGAACAACTTTAACACTAAAGGAAACCCGCAGACAGTGGGAATTTGATTCTTTACCAAGAAAGAAGACAGACGAGGGGAATGCAGTGTGAAATTATCATATAAATTAGATGCATGCTACTAAACCACGTGTCCAGTTTAGTCTATAGCTGTGAACTCCAGATTATGTCTTTCAattttatactgaaaaaaaaaaaaaaaatatatatatatatatatatacatatatatatatatatatatatatatatatatgtatgtatatatgtatatatatatatatatataaattacaacaAAAACCACATAATTGGCTATTTAATGCAAGTTTCCATTATGACAATTTACCACATATAGTGTTACAACATGATAAAGGTACTCAATATCTTATTTGCTACCAAGacgctacactgaaaaaaaatgagtGTATAGAATCTGAAAGAATGTTAACTTAGAAACTGCTAGTcgttttcacaaataattacaaaaaaggcATGTAGCTCATTGaattaaacatcacatttttaagtaggaaaaactgaaatgtgtttccttgtaaaatgtacttcaataatctttgtttttacAGTGTGGCTATAAACAGAGAATTatttccaaaaataataataataatagtaattaactACCCTGAAAGGTTTATTCCCTTTTATGTTGGCAGTCATTTTATAACACAGAAGCAATGACACAAAGGTGTTGCCTAGAAGCGGCATTCTCCATAACGAGGAAATGATTTCATGCAAATAAGGGCTGGACTAGAGTATAGAATGCAGACGGATTTCTAAGAGAACTCATCCATCACGATTTGATTGCACCGAGGTTCAGAAGAGAAGACCATGCCTTTTTGCAATTTTCCTTTCACTGCTGATAAGACTGTGAAGAACAGGGCGTTGATAGTGTCTGTGGAGAGCTTCAACCCAGGTGAAGATCTGATCAAGAGAAACGGCGTGAAGAAAGACACTCAAAGACTTCACAAAACCCTCAGCAAGCTCGGCTTCTCTGTGGACATCAGAATAGACATCGATGCAGATGATATCTATGAAGCCTTCAAAGCATGTAATGTGAGCCCATCATGATGTACTGATGTTTttcctaataaataaaatgtgctgtTTCAAATCTGCAGTGATATTTCATGTTATGTGAAAAGACCTCCTCTTTATGATTAACAGTAAATTAATAGCAAACTTATCTCTAACATGAGCGCTTTTTAACCAAGTATTTTTGTTGTTAAGTCTAGTTGATAAACAATtagataattttattaattaaaagaaaaatatattgtatggtaAGATTTTGCCATTATGAATCAGTCCTAACATTATAATGACAGTTAGGACCGCAGATTTTTAGGGTAACAACAGAAACGTAACTTGCACTGTCCAATCAGAATACTCACTAACTCTGCCCTCCATCCTCAGCGAGCAAGAAGACGGTCAAAGACTGTTTTGTGGGCGTCATATCCAGTCACGGTGAGGAGGGTGTTGTGTTCGGTGCTGACGGACGTGCTGTGAAACTGGCTGAGATCTACAGCTACTTTGGAGGTCCGTCAATGGCAGACAA
It includes:
- the LOC132127497 gene encoding RNA/RNP complex-1-interacting phosphatase-like, with protein sequence MLEKEGQELGLIIDLTFTTRYYKVEDLPNTLYHLKIFTAGHEVPNDATILSFKKAVRHFLRDNENNDKLIGVHCTHGLNRTGYLICRYLIDVDGMNPQKAIDLFNESRGHSIERQNYLEDLRMGHKRSNDGMEEPVQEPTQGLANEPQDAHHHHHHRREQHNHDPFFNGQGHHPWHGEPQNQFSPFHQKNNMTWFRPPEQQFFRPPLIPQPPQGVRPCFPNQSVREFHSGHYPPPLPFDRFDQPFQNPGAPPGGSTRPPGHHRKPRYRHRKGPKDRTPR